From the Rhodopirellula islandica genome, the window GGTTGGCCGCGTCGGCCAATTCCATGATCAAACGCATTGCTTTGGAATACTCGCCGTCTTCGTAAGCCGACGCGATCTCGTCGCCCTTGGCGGCGGCGGTTTGGAACAGCCCTCCGTCATCGGGATACGACGGTGACAATCCGGTTCGGCTGGCAAACTTGCCAACGCGACTGGCCAAGTTGACCACTTTGCCGACCAAGTCGGAGTTGACCTTCTCGACGAACTCGTCGACTCCCAAGTCCAAGTCTTCGACTCGCGACGACAACTTGGTGGCGTAGAAGTAACGCAACGCGGAGGGATCGATGTGTTTCAAAAATGTTTCGGCTTTGACGAAGGTGCCATCACTCTTCGACATCTTTTTGCCGTTCACATTGAGGAAGCCATGGATGTGAACTTTGGTTGGCAGGGAGAACCCGGCCGTCTTCAGCATCCCTGGCCAAAACAGCGTGTGGAAGTAGGTGATGTCCTTGCCGATGAAGTGGTGGACTTCGCAGTCGTCGCTCTGCCACCAATCGGCCAGGTTTTCATCGTTGGCATTGCACCACTGTTGCGTGCTGGCGATGTAGCCGATTGGCGCGTCGAACCAGACATACCAGTAGTTGCCGGGAGCGTCGGGGATTTCGAATCCAAAGTACGGGGCGGGGCGACTGATGTCCCAGTCGCGAAGTTCTTCCGCCAGGAAGTGTCCCTTCAGGTAGTTGGCCGTTTCCGATTGCAGGGCACCGGAGTTGGAAACCCATTCGGAGAGAAACCCGTGCAGCTTTTCCAATTCGACGAACAGGTGTTCGGCTTCTTTGAGGATCGGCGTGGCACCGCTGAGCGTGCTGACCGGGTCGATCAATTCAGTGGGGCTGTAGGTGTGCCCGCAATTGCAATTGTCACCGGCTTGGTCCGGCGTGCCACATTTCGGGCACGTTCCACGCACGAATCGGTCGGCGAGAAAGGTCTCGGCTTCTGGATCGTAGAGTTGCTCGACGCTTCGCTGGACCACCAAGCCCGCGTCCCGGAGAGATTGCCAGATTTGATGGCAAATCGTTCGGTTTTCTTCGCTGTTGGTGCTGCCATAGTGGTCGAATTCGATTCCAAAACCCGCGAAATCACGCTGGTGAGCTTCGCTGGTTTCTTCGATCAATTCAATCTCGGACCGGCCTTCGCTGCGGGCCCGAATCATGATCGCGGTGCCGTGCGTGTCGTCGGCGCAGATGTACAAGCAACGATTGCCACGCAGTTTCTGAAACCGGACCCAAATGTCGGTTTGCAGGTATTCCACCAGGTGGCCGATGTGAATCGGGCCGTTGGCGTAGGGCAAGGCAGCGGTAACGAGCAGACGACGCGTCATGAAAGCAGTTGTCGGTGAGTGGATCGAGGGCTTCAGCGATACCCACGACCCATTTTTGCGACGTGGGGTTCACCATCCAAGGTCGCGATTGTGACAAACCACCGCTCGATCGAACAGGACCAGCCACTGAAGACGACTGCGACGCGCTTGGCGTCAGAGGTTCATGACCGTTTTGACCAGGTCGCTGATGGAATACGGGTGAGCCGATGCAAACGCCTCTCCGGCCCAACAACCGGCTTGCGAACCGGTCACCAACGCGGCGGCACGCACTCGGTCGGTAATTTTCGGTTTGTGGGCAAACTGACTTTCGTAAGCCGTGATCGAGGCGAGTTTTTGTTCCAAGCAATCGCCAATGTCAACGATCAGGTGATGGGACTCACCGGGCATCACATCGGATTCAAATGCCAATCGAAAATAGAGTTGGCGAGCAACCGCGTGGACGGGAACCCCGTCAAAGTGTTCGTCCCAACGGCACAGACGACTGTAAAACACCGCTGCATCGGTGATCTGCATTGCTTGCCAATGGTCCGGGGAAGCCATGGGCGTTTTTTGCCCGAACCCGATCACGATCCGGGGACGAAATCGACGGAACTGGCGGGCCAACGCGATCCGCGGGACAAAACCGTCCATCAGAATTCGGTTGGGAAGGTTCAGCTGGACTCGCGCGTGAACGCCAAGGCACTCGGCGGCTCGGACCGATTCTGCCATCCGGGTATCGACGTCGGGGCAATGGGGCGTCGGTTCGCCATCGGTCAAATCGATGATGCCGACGCGATAACCCTGGCGGACCATCTTGGCCAGCGTGCCACCACAGGCTGATTCAACATCGTCCGGGTGAGCCCCCACCGCAATCACGTCCAGTGACTGCGTCGGGTCGTCGGGGAGAAGGAGATCGCTCGGTTCTGGAATGGCTTCATTCATGGAACCAGCTTAGCAATGAGCGGGAGAGATGTGTCAGGTGCCGATTGCGCGAAGCATCGTTGGGACCGTTCCGGCGGAAGGTGCCTGAGACTTCTCTCCCAGCAGTTCCTTGAACCTGCGGGCATCGTCGAGACAGGTCCCAACGATGCCCGATTCTCTTCCGTTCGTTCTCGGGCGGTTTGTCCTAGAACAATTCTCGCATCGCGGCATCCAACTGCGATTCCATCGAATCGGAATCATCGCCATCGCGTTTGGATTGCTCGTCGGCGATCAAGTCGATCACGTCCACCTCGGTCTGACTCGAGGTCAATCCAGTGACCTTCGACGATCCCGATTCAACCGATTCGGCTGCAATCGAGGTCGAAGCATCCAGGCCGGCGGAACGGTAGTCGTCCACCAACAAGTCAGCGGCCTCACCGGCGGGTTCGCCGAATCCAGACTGGCTTTGAGCGTTGATCTCGTTGATCACCCGCAAGGCATCCAACGAGGAGATGAAGCCGTCACCACTCTGGTCGTAGTAGAACTGCTCCTCCACGCCGTTGTTGGTCCCAATGCCGTAGTCCGCATCGGTGACCGGGATGTTCTCACCACTGGAACTGCCGCTGACTTCATTCAGTCGGTTGATGACCAGCAGTGCGTCGAGCGCGGTGACTTCGCCGTTGCGGTTGACATCGGAGAAGTTGACCGGGTTTTGCAATCGACTCTCAACCGTGTTGAGGTTCATGCGAGTCGGTGCACTGCGGTTTCCGTTGATGTCGGCGACTGTGAAGATCAAGAAGTCCGGGCCGGTGTAACCAGCCTCTGGCGTGTACATGATCTTGCCATCGATGACTTCCGCGATGCCATTGGTTGGCTGGGTCGTGATCAGAATCGAAGCCAAGTCCAAATCAAACGCGGTGTTGAAGCTATCGGAAATGTCGATCGCACCAGTTCGGCCCACGGACGTTCCCGCTGACAAGTCATCCGCGGTCGGACGGCCTTGAAGTTCGACGGTGGCTTGAGCACTGGCTTGGCCCAGGTCGTCCGCGATCGTGTAGGTGAACGTGTCGACGCCGGCGAAATCAGGACCAGGCAGATACGTCAGCACCCCGTTGTCATCCGACAGCGTGCCGAACTCAGGCTCGACGACCACTGTCAGCGAGGTTCGGTCCAGGATGCCATCCACGTCGAAATCGTTGAACAACGGATCTCGCATCTGATCCAAAACCGTCGTGCCAACCGATTCGATGAACACACGGTCATTGATCGCGATCGGAGCGTCGTTGCGACCTTGGATGGTCAAGGTGACATTCGCGGTCACAACACTGGTCACGCCACTGTCGTCTTGCAGCCCGTACTGGAACGTGTCGGTTGCTGTTTCACCGGGACGCAGCGACTGAATGGCAGCCGAGTTCATCGGTGTGTAGGAAATTTCGCCGGTCGTTTGATTGACTTCGACGGTGGCACCCAAGGCGGTGGAGGTTTGCAATTCCACGAAGCTGAGGATGTCACTCAAGTCAGGGTCGCTGTCGTTGGCCAACAAGTCTTCGATGGTGAAGAACAGCACCGCGTCTTCGGTGGTCGTGAACGAGTCATCCACGGCGACCGGAAGGTCGGGCTGGTCGGTGATCGTGATTGGCAGCGAGACCGATTGGGAACTGCCAGCAAAGACACCGTTGTCAAAGTCTTGCAGCGTGACGGTGACGTCGGTGCTGCCTGCGGCATCCGGTGCCACTGTGAAGGTCAGCACGCCGTTTTCGTCAATCGCAGGTTGGACCGAGAACAGATCTTGGTCTTCGGATGGAACCTGAACGAGGAACGCCACCGTTTGATCGCCTTCGTTGCCTGGTCCCGTCGAAATGTCGGTGGCCCAAGGCTGCGAATACATTCCACTGTCTTCCAAAACGGTCACAGCGGGGCCAGCCGTGAAGGTTGGCAAGTCATTCACGTTGGCCACGGTCAGAGTGAACTGAACCGGAGCACTTTCCTGAATGTCGCCATTGGCCGGGTCATTGGGGCCACTGTCGACGGCCACCAACTCGTAGGTTGCTGAGCCACTGTTTTCGTCCGAAGTCATGAACTGCAGCGAGCCATCGGCCAGGATTTGCAACCCGGTTGGGTTTCCAGGCGATGTCGTCAGCAGGTCGGTGTCACCACTGACGTACGAGAATCGATACTCCGTGATCGTTTGGGGACCCGCGGTTCCGGTTCCGTCGAATTCATCACTGGCGCGACCGCCAGTTCCAGTTCCGGGAGGTCCAACTAAAACGTTCCCGAGCCAATCGGGAAGTGTGACGGTGCCAGCACTTTCCTCCACGACGATTGGTGCGAGTGGGGAAATGATGGGGGCATCGTTGACGGGGGCCACGACCAGCGAAATCGTTGCCGGCGTGGTTCTCGATAGATCACCGTCGCTGACTTCGTAAACGAATTGGTCTGTGCCAACAAAGTTCAACGGAGGTGTGTAGATGTACGACGTGGCACCGGCACCGTTTGGCGACGGAGTCAGTGTTCCACCCGACATGGTTTGCAACGGAACGTTGACGGCAGACAAGACCTGCGAATCATTTTCGTCCGGCAGTCCATCCACTGGTGAGTCAGGACCAGCGATGAAGTTGCCGAGCAACGAACCGTTGATCGCACCATCGATCGGAATCGCCAGTGTGCTGTCTTCGCGAGTCACGATCGTGATCGTGTCACCCGTGCCATTGGCAGGGATCGGAGCGTCGTTGACGGCCAAGACGCTGATCGTGATTCGATGAGCCAACGACTCATTCAAGTCGCCGCGCCCGAAGTTCGGGCCCTGGCCATTGTCTTGACCATAGACATCGAACACGAAGTCGCCAAACACGCCCGGTGCGGCTTGGAACGTCAGGTGGCCGGCTGGCACGATCGTTGGAAGTGTCGTGAAGGCTTGGGCCGCTTGAGTGCTCGTCACATTGACCGGTTCGATTCGGTTGAACGTGACCGCTTGGGCCGCGGTCAAGCTGAACTCGTCATTGGCCGTTGGTGTCGGCCCGCCAAAGACATTGAACGCAAAGTCATTGCGAACAAACATGTTGGCGTCTTCGCTGACATTGATCACGGTTTGTGCAATGTCAAACACAGGACGGTCGTTGACCGGGTTGAGCACAAACTGAATGCGTCCCGTTCGAGTCAACGGCGTGGGGTCGAGAATCTGATCCCGGATGTTGAAGTTGGTGCCGTCATCGATCACTTGGTAGGTGAACGAGTCGGGCAGGTTGTTCAATGAGTTCACGTTGATCGGAGGTGTGTACTCCAGCGAAGCGGGAGTTGCCCCGTCGGCTGGGACGTAAGTCACCGAACCGCCCAGGGTGGTTGGTAGCGTGGTGAACGGAACCAACTCAACCGATTGTCCTCCACCCAAGGTGCCATCGGATTCGTTGGCTGGACCAGGTGTGTAGATGTCCAAAAGTCCAGGGCGTGAGCCCGGGACGCCCGTTCGCAGTGGAATGGAATAGGCCGTTCCCGTTGACCCGTCGTTGGCCGTGTTGTCTTCCTTCATCGTGACGATCAAGGTGCCATCGGACGTGATTTCGTAGGCATCGTCGATGGAACCGGTCTGAGGTGTCGGGGCAAGGTTCGACAATCGCGGTTCGTCGTTGACTGGGCGAACGTTGACCGTGACGGTCATTTCCGTTGACTTTGCCGTGAATGGATCGGTGTCCGACACGCGGTCCGTCGCAATCATCACGAAGACGCCCGTTCCAACCGCATCGGGAGAGGGGTAGACGGTCAGCGTGCCATCGTCTGAGACTTCTGGGGTGAAGCCCGGACGGAACAGATCGGTCACGCTTTGGCTGACGTATTCTTTGAAGGTGAAGAAGACGTCCTGGCGATCAAATTCGTCCAGGGCCGTGGTTTCAGCTGGATCTCGACGTGTTGCCCAGTCCGTGAGGCTGGTCCCGCGATTGTCATCGCGTTCTCGAATGTCGACCGTTTCGCGGAATTCGACGCGAGGTGCATCGTTGACTTGAATCGTACGGATCGTCACGCGGCGTGATTCCGAGCGATTGTTGGATCCAACACCACCAACGGTCGTGTAATCCGATTGCTGGAATCCAGCGGCCGGCGGGGTCATTTGACCGTTGATGTAGTCGGAACCTGGAACGGTTGTTTCGCCGAAGTCTTCGACGATGTAGTTGAAGCGTTCGAAATCGACGAACGGGTCTTCTTGGTTGTAGTCGACACTTGGCAAGTACTGGCCGCCGGTGAACGCACCGGACGCATCGAAGCGGAAGGTCACTGTGCCCGTTGCCAATGGAATCGCGACGTCATTCAAGTTGTCTCGGTTGACGACGGTTGGTGTGCCGTTGGAATTCGTGACGGTGAACTGAACAACCCGGAGGTCTTGTTCGTCTTCGTCAAACTCGTTCGAGGTCACCACGCCATCGGCGAAGTCTGCCGTTTGGGCGTCGCTTGAGGTGCCTTCCAAGAACGTTTCTGGCGTGAGGTTGAGGACCGCAACGCTGTTGGTCGGTTGACCCGTGATTGGGAAGTACTCTTCCACTTCGTTGACGGTCAGTTCCCGGTCGTAAGCAATCGGTTGATCGTTGACAGGCGTGATGTTGACCGTCAGCGTTCGCGTGATGCTGCGAGGGGAATCTTGCATCGAACCCGAAAGGTAGGATTGCCCGTCGTCGGTCATCGTCACGGCAAACACGGCGTAGCCATACGCATCCGCATTGGGTTGCAGTTGCAGAACACCAAATCGATCCAGGAATGGATCGCTGGCAAACATGCCCGCAGGGGAGGAGATCACGCTGACGCTGTAGTGCAGTTCTTGAACCGAGCGTTCATCCAACGCGGTGGCGCGTCCCGGATGGATCGCTTGAGGCAAACCGTGCACCAACGGGTTGTTGCTGCCGATGACTTGCCCACCGTAGATGTCATAGAACACCGTGTTGAAGGCACCCCCGGCGTCGTTGATGTCTTCGGCGAATGTGACGGTGTTGAAGGCAGGGAACTCAGGCACATCGTTGACAGCGCGGACGGTCAACGTCATGTCGCGAGGCTGCGAACGGTTGTTCGAACCGACTCCGCCCACGGTGGTGTAGTCGATGGATCCGGTGGCATCCGGATCTGGTCGGTCGCTGCCAGGAATCGATGTCGGACCGAAGTCCTCGATGACATACTGGAAGACTTCCGTTGGTTCGAATGGCAGTTGATCGTTGACGTCGACGTTTGGCAGGTATTCGCCTTCGATGAACTCGCCAGTGGATGAGGAGAACTCGAACGAAATCGTGCCGCTGAACAACTCGATTGGTGTGCCGTTGACATAGTTGCCAGCGTTGACGATTTGCGGGGTGCCATCGGCGAGCGTGACTGTGAACTCGACGACGCGGAGACC encodes:
- a CDS encoding PIG-L family deacetylase yields the protein MNEAIPEPSDLLLPDDPTQSLDVIAVGAHPDDVESACGGTLAKMVRQGYRVGIIDLTDGEPTPHCPDVDTRMAESVRAAECLGVHARVQLNLPNRILMDGFVPRIALARQFRRFRPRIVIGFGQKTPMASPDHWQAMQITDAAVFYSRLCRWDEHFDGVPVHAVARQLYFRLAFESDVMPGESHHLIVDIGDCLEQKLASITAYESQFAHKPKITDRVRAAALVTGSQAGCWAGEAFASAHPYSISDLVKTVMNL
- the metG gene encoding methionine--tRNA ligase, whose amino-acid sequence is MTRRLLVTAALPYANGPIHIGHLVEYLQTDIWVRFQKLRGNRCLYICADDTHGTAIMIRARSEGRSEIELIEETSEAHQRDFAGFGIEFDHYGSTNSEENRTICHQIWQSLRDAGLVVQRSVEQLYDPEAETFLADRFVRGTCPKCGTPDQAGDNCNCGHTYSPTELIDPVSTLSGATPILKEAEHLFVELEKLHGFLSEWVSNSGALQSETANYLKGHFLAEELRDWDISRPAPYFGFEIPDAPGNYWYVWFDAPIGYIASTQQWCNANDENLADWWQSDDCEVHHFIGKDITYFHTLFWPGMLKTAGFSLPTKVHIHGFLNVNGKKMSKSDGTFVKAETFLKHIDPSALRYFYATKLSSRVEDLDLGVDEFVEKVNSDLVGKVVNLASRVGKFASRTGLSPSYPDDGGLFQTAAAKGDEIASAYEDGEYSKAMRLIMELADAANPFVEHAKPWEMNKDAERQDELRDVCTVALNLFRQLAVYLAPVLPELAKKCGDLLGEPITSWEQSQTPLTDRGVNKFQRMMDRVKLEDLEAMMEESKDEAAQENEVVAANPFNDSDQPLKDEPLADEITIDEFMKVDLRVARVLSAEHVPDANKLLKLTLGLGGDETRQVFAGIKAAYDPEKLVGRLVVMVANLKPRKMRFGLSEGMVTAAGPGGEEVFVLGIDDGALPGQRVH
- a CDS encoding tandem-95 repeat protein yields the protein MSGGAYTSGIYYPNVDYNEESPFAANEQFTYVVEDYGTTSIPGSQYINSGAADQVDYTNDGATPPVGLNNRSAPQTMTLTTRATNDVPEFPVFDTVTFAEDINDTGDAFNTVFYDIYGEAVIASSDPSVHNLDPAIFVSRATAEDERGNDSGALATQTLSFSYNTLYEPAGMFEAEPVLDEYGVLTLTPRADAYGYAVFEITLTDDGKSYDPGTGTLVDDFRSVTRTLTVHITPVNDAPVTVDRALEVTEAEEFANGTDAETNAVASIDLDPAQFLGTIPENPELAEQSDFTDDIDAVDEFDEEEQSLRVVEFTVTLADGSTVVVDAENNNGAELTLATGRITFNFDDILSGGAYTSGIYYPNVDYNEESPFAANEQFTYVVEDYGTTSIPGSQYINSGAADQVDYTNDGATPPVGLNNRSAPQTMTLTTRAKNDVPEFPVFDTVIFAEDINDAGDAFNTVFYNIYDKAVIASADPSVHNLDPAIFVSRPTAEDERGNDSGALATQSLTYSYSTLYEPAGMFESAPVLDEYGVLTLTPRADAYGYAVYTVTMTDDGKSYSSGTGGLVDDFRSITRTLTVHITPVNDAPVTVDRALEVEEAEEFANGTDAPTGDVASIDLTPDQFLGNTTENPELAEQSDFTDDIDAVDEFDEEEQSLRVVEFTVTLADGSTVVVDAENNNGAELTLATGRITFNFDDILSGGAYTSGIYYPNVDYNEESPFAANEQFTYVVEDYGTTSIPGSQYINSGAADQVDYTNDGATPPVGLNNRSAPQTMTLTTRATNDVPEFLPFNTVTFVEDINDTGDAFNTVFYDVYAGGLVANYDPADPMRDQAIFVSRDTAFDERGDELGFAPTQSLTYTFTSLASSSPAGMFETLPTMDDFGVLTLTPRADAYGWAVFEVTATDDGADYDDGTGALISAPRSITRTLTINITPVNDAPVSIDRDLEVTEVEEFSSPNDLPTGAVARLPLLPGDFLGGTTDNPTLAKASDFSNDTVTFEEFDEDEQGLRVVEFTVTLADGTPQIVNAGNYVNGTPIELFSGTISFEFSSSTGEFIEGEYLPNVDVNDQLPFEPTEVFQYVIEDFGPTSIPGSDRPDPDATGSIDYTTVGGVGSNNRSQPRDMTLTVRAVNDVPEFPAFNTVTFAEDINDAGGAFNTVFYDIYGGQVIGSNNPLVHGLPQAIHPGRATALDERSVQELHYSVSVISSPAGMFASDPFLDRFGVLQLQPNADAYGYAVFAVTMTDDGQSYLSGSMQDSPRSITRTLTVNITPVNDQPIAYDRELTVNEVEEYFPITGQPTNSVAVLNLTPETFLEGTSSDAQTADFADGVVTSNEFDEDEQDLRVVQFTVTNSNGTPTVVNRDNLNDVAIPLATGTVTFRFDASGAFTGGQYLPSVDYNQEDPFVDFERFNYIVEDFGETTVPGSDYINGQMTPPAAGFQQSDYTTVGGVGSNNRSESRRVTIRTIQVNDAPRVEFRETVDIRERDDNRGTSLTDWATRRDPAETTALDEFDRQDVFFTFKEYVSQSVTDLFRPGFTPEVSDDGTLTVYPSPDAVGTGVFVMIATDRVSDTDPFTAKSTEMTVTVNVRPVNDEPRLSNLAPTPQTGSIDDAYEITSDGTLIVTMKEDNTANDGSTGTAYSIPLRTGVPGSRPGLLDIYTPGPANESDGTLGGGQSVELVPFTTLPTTLGGSVTYVPADGATPASLEYTPPINVNSLNNLPDSFTYQVIDDGTNFNIRDQILDPTPLTRTGRIQFVLNPVNDRPVFDIAQTVINVSEDANMFVRNDFAFNVFGGPTPTANDEFSLTAAQAVTFNRIEPVNVTSTQAAQAFTTLPTIVPAGHLTFQAAPGVFGDFVFDVYGQDNGQGPNFGRGDLNESLAHRITISVLAVNDAPIPANGTGDTITIVTREDSTLAIPIDGAINGSLLGNFIAGPDSPVDGLPDENDSQVLSAVNVPLQTMSGGTLTPSPNGAGATSYIYTPPLNFVGTDQFVYEVSDGDLSRTTPATISLVVAPVNDAPIISPLAPIVVEESAGTVTLPDWLGNVLVGPPGTGTGGRASDEFDGTGTAGPQTITEYRFSYVSGDTDLLTTSPGNPTGLQILADGSLQFMTSDENSGSATYELVAVDSGPNDPANGDIQESAPVQFTLTVANVNDLPTFTAGPAVTVLEDSGMYSQPWATDISTGPGNEGDQTVAFLVQVPSEDQDLFSVQPAIDENGVLTFTVAPDAAGSTDVTVTLQDFDNGVFAGSSQSVSLPITITDQPDLPVAVDDSFTTTEDAVLFFTIEDLLANDSDPDLSDILSFVELQTSTALGATVEVNQTTGEISYTPMNSAAIQSLRPGETATDTFQYGLQDDSGVTSVVTANVTLTIQGRNDAPIAINDRVFIESVGTTVLDQMRDPLFNDFDVDGILDRTSLTVVVEPEFGTLSDDNGVLTYLPGPDFAGVDTFTYTIADDLGQASAQATVELQGRPTADDLSAGTSVGRTGAIDISDSFNTAFDLDLASILITTQPTNGIAEVIDGKIMYTPEAGYTGPDFLIFTVADINGNRSAPTRMNLNTVESRLQNPVNFSDVNRNGEVTALDALLVINRLNEVSGSSSGENIPVTDADYGIGTNNGVEEQFYYDQSGDGFISSLDALRVINEINAQSQSGFGEPAGEAADLLVDDYRSAGLDASTSIAAESVESGSSKVTGLTSSQTEVDVIDLIADEQSKRDGDDSDSMESQLDAAMRELF